TTCCTAGCTTTAGGGGGAGACTGTGCtagttggttcaattttacaGACAAGTCAATTgcaaataattttcttctatgtCACCCTTGCTGCAAATCTGGAGGGTGTTTCTTAACAACAGTCTACTTTACAGTAGATATACTAATACGTTGCTGTTTGACCACCTACTCTCCTGATATTCGTATCAAACCCGTGTGGGATTTACAATCCGAATTAATAGTGAACTTGCATATAGAATATACGTCTGGATATGGAACAGCAGATCTTATTCTTGGAACAAGAGGAACGTTTTATGATGTTATCCATAAAAATGGATATCTTACAAAATTTCCTGACAATATCTGTGAGTTTCAAGATATTGTCATAGTAGATTTATCTCAAAATGAAATCGACTCACTAATAGATATTCATTGTTTATTCAAACTTGATACTTTGATATTGAAAGGaaataatatagaaatgatAACAAATAGTTCGTTTTCTACTTTACCATTTCTGCGACATGTTGATTTATCAAAGAATAAAATAAGCCACATCGATCCTGGATCATTAGCATATCAACCAAGAAGTTTGCTGTATATTAATCTtagttttaacaatttaaaagtactagatgtgtcaaattttatgttttatttctatttctatagCTTAGATTTTTCTTACAACCAAATAACAAAActaacaaatgaaaaagggtGGACGGGATTTGATATCGATGATCGTAATGGTGGTGGTAGAATAGTCTTATCGAATAACAAATTCACTCAATTTCCAAATGTTTCCGAAATAGGATTTGCTGAAGAATATTCCGTAAAACGATTAGCGTACACGTACACAGTGAATTTTAAGAACAATAATTGGACTTGCGATTGCTATGTTTGGAACGAGTATTTAAGTTATATGCTTGTAGGATTTCAATACCATCCAGGTTCACAAAAATTTTACCGTATCCCATGTTCGAATCCCCCTGAATTACGTAATTATGTGGTAACTGACTTTcagaaaaatgaaacaaataaacttCAACATCTTTTGATATGTAATTTAACCCTTAAAGATAACTGTCCTTATAGATGTCACTGTTTTTACCAACCATCCAAGAATAGAACGGTCATCGATTGTTCGGGTCTGGCATTAAAACATTTGCCCGATAAAATGCcgtttttcaataatttagaaATAGATTTAAGTACAAATGTTATTTCTAAATTAGATGTAAGAAGCTATTTATACAGAacaacgaaattaaatgtttctaacaatttaataacaacaatatCACCGATCATTTTTGAAGTTGCGACTCTTAATCTGATTGATTTCCGATTGAATAGTTTAAATACACTTGGCAATGAGGTTCGCTTAAAGTCTCCATGTTCACTTTTATTCGGCAATTTGACTATACGTTGCAGTTGTGAACTAAATTGGCTACCTACTTGGCTTGAACGCCAAAAACAGCTAAAGTGTGTGCTCAATAATATCTTATGTGTTAACAAAAACGAAGACGCTAGTAGTATGTCCCCAAAAGAATTTTGCATTCATGACAATGGAACAGCTCATATCTTTACCATTATCGTTGTGACTCTTGTTATGGTAATATTTGGAACTGCCAtcatttttcataattataaatacgAAATTTATCTACTATGgaggtcaaataaatttataaacaaaagtaGAAGAGTACAAACGCAACCCAAATATGATGTGTACATCTCATTCGATGAGGAAAACGAAATGGCCCGAAAATGGATAATTGACGTTTTGCTTCGATTCTTGGAAGGCAAACGCTACAAAGTAGTTCTACCATGTCGAGACTTTTCGTTTGGTGGTATACGAGAGGAGGAAATGAGATCGTCTATTTCGAAATGTTCGTCATGGATAATTTTGCAGAGTCAGAATTATCTTCATTCCACTTATGGCGAAAACGAATGGAAAATTATATGGAATATTTACAAAGCAAATTTGGAAACAAAGATTATTATCATAAATTTCGATGTAATTGAAAATGACTGCGTTAGTCGAAAAAATTTCAGGgcttttttaaaacttggatATGCACTAGATTTTTGCAACATGGACAAAAATCTATTAAACGATGTTAGGAAACAGTTGGGCCCACCAGCTAATCGATACACTACAGGATGGAAAAACTCAAAACTACGATATAGGCATATTgacaaatttgatatatttgttccAAAGTAAAATGATGAAATGTCAGAAAGTGTGTCTATGTTGGTTATTATGACTAATTATATATGATACATAATATGCAGATATTTCTAACAATACTTACAACCAACAGAACacatacaataaaaatacaaaactttaaatttatatgGTATTCAATTTCAATAGGCTGCTGTatgttctttggtcgggtttttgtctctttaaaACATTTCCAAATTCCATTATCAATTGAATGTAAAGTTTtagcaaaacatttatttttattgacggGCAAATCGCGagaggaaaatcaaaacttCGTACACAGAaagaaatgtttacaaaaaaaactatgaaaactttcaacttgcatattttttaccGTGAAATATTTGgctatcaaaatttgtaaaaaacggtggaaacaaaatttaaattttacatgcAAGTTAACAAGTATACAAAATTTGATGGACGGACACCTGGtataaatatatgtgtatacACCTATCAACGAGTCGTGCGGAAGACAAActtaaatcacaaaaaagacaaaacacgtatctatcaaattaatgaaatattaattgATCTAAAAACAAACCTATATAAACTGTAATATATCttctaaatcaaataaatgatataatgtCAAAACAGCACTTTTAAAGAACTATACCGTAGGCCATCTTGTTTTTTCATCTTCAATCGGGGCCATTATAAAGAAGGTATTTAGTCTTATATGGATATTAGAAGTTGTTGTATGAACATAATTGAAAAGTGTAatagaaagtaaaataataaaaaaactgaactccgatgaaaattcaaaaagaaaagtccataatcaaatggcaaaatcacatgcacaaacaattcaaatgaatgTATGACAACTggctttgtacaggcattttcttatgtggTGGatttaatttggttttaaaGGTAGCTTAACCTctgacttgtatgacagttgcatcaaaatcccttatattgacaacgatgcattaacaaaacaaacataggTCATACGTAAACGTATCagaaaatatgggtacagcactcaacattgtgttataatttaatcactaaataaacaaaacaacatgtaGAAAAGATGCACAAAATGGGATATAGACcaagcatattagcaaaaattaaagacaggaatacacaaatttaccatCGTACAATAACACACTGACGGGATGTActtccaagtcacaatttgtaaatgaAAACCTTTTAGGTCAAAGTAGtgtcttcaacacgaagccttgtcTTACACCAACCAGTAAGCTATATAGATCCCACAAAATGAATAGtctaaaatcattcaaacgggacATGATTTAGGACATTAAATATATCTGTATAAAAATAGTTGTGGATTAatcagaacagaaaaaaatgtataaaaatagtTGGTATAAGTTCAAGTTAACCACAATCTTAGATTTTGTCATTAATCTTATACCGATTTGCTACTTTGtttattctgaaaataaatgTCTTATTCAATGATAACTATTTGTATTAGGAAAAGTATTTCATGGTTAtgtgattttatcaaaatatgtatataaaatttagaGTGTAGCGCAATCGTGTTTAAACTAGAGACATTTATTGCATTGGATTGTGCCATGTCCACttgcaaatttaataaaactttcagaGGTTATTTCGAATGAATTAAAACACttaaagattatcaaaatttcaaatgccAATAATATGTGTTATCCTATTACCTTTCTACACATAAATTAAGAGTCATAAATTAACTATTATATTACAACACATGGGATGAATTTTACTTCCTTCATTTGACTAAGAAACCCAAACAAATGACCgaagtatgaaatattatatttttatggtagaaaaaaaaaccttactTGAAATTGGGAATAGAAACagggtcttcaacacagtgtAAACATCTCGCATCTGGGGGCGGGATCATGCTGGCCCTTTAACACACATGTGTTCtattttagtttgtttaatataaaagaaaatgttagTGGTATCACCCACGAAACAAATTCGGTTTATGAACAGAACAAAACCcgaacaaaaaagaaacaatactGTTATTGCTGATCTTCATCTGAAAGAAACGGTATGGCCTTTATCACGGGACAAAACCTCAAACATTACTGCAAGTTTAAAAACGGCCATAAGCACCGGTTTGAACGGAATTCTAAAAAAATCTGTTGATATATGTTCAGAAACGCGACATACCGaacataaataatacaaaatggttgtgatttaaaagaatttaaactTATCGCAGATAGTGCACTAATTTCTGTCCTTGGCAATACTTTTTGTTTACCAGCtgttaaactttttattaaagattattgTCGACATGCAGATCTGATGATGTAAAATTAGTTTTCGTGCTCACAAGCTTGGCCAATCGAAAAATGTGTAATATATCTCACGTATTACTTGATTTTTCTGAGCATGTTTGGATCTGTGAATCAGATTGTTTTTCCACTACAAACAAAACTTTattcataattcaaatatttaattctcTAACAGGCATGtagtattcaaaatatttaaatgcaaCTAAGGACAGTCCGAAAATTTTATCATTGTGTATCTTatcaaatggtgaagtttaaatcatccttccgtaaattttacggacgacatcacgagttggttgaccgttatggaataaccgttttacaaatgatatcggatatgttccttacgtcgtaactacaatccccttccctttcatgaatgtgacttaccgaattagactatttaccggatttgatatcacataagcaacacgacgggtgccacatgtggagcaggatctgtttacccttccggagcacctgagatccccCCTAGTGTTTGGAGGGGTTCGTgttacttattttttagtgtgcTATactgtgtcatgtgtactattgtttgtctttttgtctttttcatttttaaccatggcgttgtcagtttgttttaaatttatgagtttgactgtccctttggtatctttcgtccctcttttatgaaaCGGCTGTCAATAAAGACTCTTATGTTTGGTATATGCAAAAATAACGAAATGTTCAATGAGTTCCAACGAGACAATTATTAACCTAGGACCTATAGCTACGGGTAAGgatttgaaaaacttttgaTTACTTGTTTTGTTGGATTGCCGTCATATTGATTGTgcctatttttattttataaatgtctaTTCTGGGACACATTTGatttcttttagtttatttgaatatttatgttcataaattaacaattatgTAAGTGTTTATTTCAATGCAGCGGccgttttttttactttatctcGTATTCTTGACTTATTTATTgatgttttcaaattgtttaacTTCAGTGTTTTGATAGTCAATACTTTTTCTGATAAATCAGGCATGCCAATCTTGGGGTCACGCCCCCTAACATTGTCTATGGTTATCAAAAAGTTTGAAACTTTGTATAGCAAATTGattaagttgtttatttttgaaataattctaTTTGTAATAATGTACCCGGCGTCCACAAATAACACTTCCAATATTCTGGTTTGTGCTTCAGCAACATGCAAAAAGGGCAATGTAATAATGGACTTTACCAATTCTTTACTTGTCATAAACATATAACCTGTGTTCTATGGCAGCCCTGAATGAAGCGGGTAACTAGGCAGCTATCTCGTCGCGTGAACGAAACATATGTTTGTCCGTTTGACAGTTCATTTTTGATACATGTTATAGTGTGAAAACGGGGTGTTCACTTAAGGTTATCCGTTTCAGGTTGCAGAGAGATACCGAACGATCTAAGCATGACATAGGCCTATGTTCAACATGCAAGTATTTATTTAGAGAGTAGGTATTAATATGCTTGAGTTACTTATGTTTGGCATGGGATTGGCCAGCAGTCAATTTGACACGCGTAGAGCGATATTTCGAAGTAAAACGTGTTCTTTGAGTTATACTTCGATCTCTGGTCCTTACTATCCATTAAATGCCCTCTTTTCTATAAAGTTCACATTGTTTGATGTATTATCCAATACCCTACGAGTTATATGTTTGTAAGATGTGTACTCAAGCGGCTAATAATTTTCTCCTTATGGTCTTGTTAGTTGTTTTTGGTGCTCCAGCGATGAACCCAGCCATAAAAGtatatgtttatttcagacgtatCATTGACATATACTGTTCAGCTGTTTTTTCCATTTCGATACTTTTTGAATGTCTTCATATTGGTAGTTATTCTAAGTTATAATTATCTATCGAAATTGAAAACTAACTCGAAATTTAAATCGAATAGTGACCCTAACTTTGATTTGAACTCTAACTCGATAGACAAAATAAATGGACGGCCACATCAATCCATGGAAATCTATTTAATGAAATAGAATTTGTCACAAATTTATCATGTAATGTGATAACGACATTACAGAATATCCATAGAATGTTCAAAGTGTCAAGATGCATTGACTTATGTGGTCACTTTTTCGATTTTTACTTCCAAATCCTAAATCTGACGTTATCAAGGTCAATCTAAAAATTCACA
Above is a window of Mytilus trossulus isolate FHL-02 chromosome 4, PNRI_Mtr1.1.1.hap1, whole genome shotgun sequence DNA encoding:
- the LOC134714388 gene encoding toll-like receptor 8, giving the protein MLVGFQYHPGSQKFYRIPCSNPPELRNYVVTDFQKNETNKLQHLLICNLTLKDNCPYRCHCFYQPSKNRTVIDCSGLALKHLPDKMPFFNNLEIDLSTNVISKLDVRSYLYRTTKLNVSNNLITTISPIIFEVATLNLIDFRLNSLNTLGNEVRLKSPCSLLFGNLTIRCSCELNWLPTWLERQKQLKCVLNNILCVNKNEDASSMSPKEFCIHDNGTAHIFTIIVVTLVMVIFGTAIIFHNYKYEIYLLWRSNKFINKSRRVQTQPKYDVYISFDEENEMARKWIIDVLLRFLEGKRYKVVLPCRDFSFGGIREEEMRSSISKCSSWIILQSQNYLHSTYGENEWKIIWNIYKANLETKIIIINFDVIENDCVSRKNFRAFLKLGYALDFCNMDKNLLNDVRKQLGPPANRYTTGWKNSKLRYRHIDKFDIFVPK